The genomic region CTCCTTTTATGTCTCTCATTACTTCTCATCAGCAGCATGGCGAAAGCCGCCGAAATGCGCGTGATGTCGCCAGATGGAAAAATCACGTTCATCGTCTCTAATGAGGCAGGATTACGGTATCGCGTTCAAGTTGACGGCAAATTGGTCGTGACAGATTCACGATTGGGATTGCAGTTCAAGAATGCGGAGCTGGGAGCAGACACCCTGATTGTCTCCATGCAGAAACTACAGCACAAGGGGACCTGGGAGAATCCCTTTGGCAAGAGCCGCGTGGTGTCCGATCATTGGAATCAAGCTCGGTTCACCTTGCAGGAAAAAGGGACCAACCGCCAATTTGGGCTGATCGTGCGGGCATATAACGATGGAGTGGCGTTTCGCTATGATTTGCCTCTCGCTTCCGGGTTGGGCAACTTCGTTCTGACTAAGGAACTGACCGAGTTTTGCTTCGCGGACGATGATCGCAGCTGGCTGGGCAATGAATCGTCTTGTGCGGAGTGCCAGTATCCAGCGACCAAATTGAGCAAGATCCCCATGACAACTCCTGACCAGTGGCGTCGCGGGCAGCCGTACTGGGGAGTTCTGCCGCTTGTGACTCAGACGCCCAGCTGCACTGTCGCCGTGGCCGAATCAGATTTGCTCGATTGGGCTGGGATGTTCCTTTCGGGAACGGGCGGTACGGGTGTTACGGCTTCGCTTGCGTCGCGCACTGACGGGAACGGCTTGGTGGTTTCCAGCGTCCCTCGCCAAAGTCCCTGGCGGGTGTTAATGATCGGCCGTAAGAGCGCGGATCTGCTGAACTCGAATTTCGTGGCGACGCTCGCCACTCCCAATGAATTGGGCGATGTTTCCTGGGTTAAGCCTGGCGTGAGCTCCTGGGACCCTTGGTGGACCGGGGTCAACCCGCACTTGCCGCAATACACAGGATTAGATGCGCGCGGTGACACCGCCGCGGACAAAGAATATATTGACTTTGCGTCGGAAATGGGTTGGTCGTATCAGTTGGTGGATTGGCGCTGGTATCAAGATGACCTCACTCAGCCGCTGCCCCACATCAACATTCCCGAACTGGTAAGCTATGCGGGCAACAAGGGCATTCGGCTGTTTTTGTGGATGCACTCGAATGATGTGACGCGCGAGGGCTTCGACAAGGTGTTTTCAAAGGCGGCTAGCTGGGGATTTGCCGGCGTCAAAATCGATTTTATGAACAGCGACAGCCAGGAAACGGTGCAATGGTATGTCGCGGCCCTCAAAGCGGCCGCCAAATATCAGCTGATGGTTGATTTTCACGGCGCTTATAAACCCACTGGCTTGTCTCGCACTTATCCGAACCTGATCACTCAGGAGGGAGTGCTGGGCAACGAATACAATAAACTTGGCTACCTTTGCACCCCGGAACACACGGTGACTTTGCCCTTCACACGGGGGCTTCTGGGGCCGATGGATTTCACGCCGGGCGGTTTCCTCAATCGCAGCCCGTCTGATTTCAAAGTCACATTTCCTGCGGAGGTGATGGGCACGCGCGCGCGCCAGTTGGCGATGACGGTAATTTATCAGAGTCCCTTGCTCGTGATGTGTGATAGTCCGGCCAATTACTCCCACCAACCCGGCGTCGAATTTCTGCGGGCATTGCCAACCGCGTGGGATGAAACCGTCATTCTGGGCGGAGACATCGGCCAATATGTCGCCGTGGCGCGGCGATCGGGAAATCGTTGGTATTTGACCGCGATGAACGGCGATACAATGAGCCATATTACGCTGCCTCTGAATTTTCTCGGCAAGGGTAAATGGCGTCTCGATAGCTTCGCCGACTCCTTGGAAGCGAACGCTCAGGCCACTGCAATCAATGAGATAACCACCCCCGTGAATTCCAAGATGCTCCTGCCCGTTACGCTGCTGCCCGCAGGAGGATATGCAGCGATTTTGAGCAAAAAGTAAAGACGTAAGCGAGATGATGGAATGACAAACGACACAACGCCCTTGGCGCCGCGTATCCGCTTAAAGATCGATCACAGCTGGAGATTTCTCCGCAATGACGCCACAGGCGCGGAAGCGCCCGCCTTCGATGACCTGGAATGGCGCTGCGTCGACTTGCCGCACGACTATAGCATGGAAGACCTGCCTCCGGGATCCGCCATCCAGGACCACTTGCGGATCGACGCCGACGGGTGGCGGATCCACGACGGGGACAATCTGGCTTGGAGCGCGGAAGATCTGGACGAGAGCGCATGGCGACAGGTCGAAGGCCGGGCCATGACCGGAATGCCTGAGCGCAGTTACGCCTGGGTTCAGCCGGGACCATAGCCGCGTCATCGGCCCGGCGACGTCGTCGCGACACTGTTCTAAAAACTGCTCCGAGAGAGTAAAATTGATCTGGTAGTCCGCAGCTGATCCCTTGTTGTGTGGTAACTCCAAGGATACTCCGTGGACTACTATTTTTTTGCCACGACCAAGTGACAGAAACGATGATACACAATCACTTGCCGCTCGGCGCATTGCACGATCGCCGAGCAGGCGGCAAGACGATGCAAGGAGATTCACCCATGACTCACACAGACGAAAAGCGGATTTCACGCCGTCGTCTCTTGGCAATGGCGGGCGCATCGGCGGGAGCGAGTTTGCTCGCGCAGCGTCCCCTTTTCGCGGATCAGGCCGAAGCCGCCCCGGCGGCGAACAAGGCGGCAGGCGATCCGCAGACATCCTTTGGATCACTGAAACAGATCGACGCTGGCCTGCTCAACGTGGGCTACGCGGACGAAGGGCCGATCGACGGTCCGGCGGTCATCCTGCTGCACGGATGGCCGTACGACATTCACAGCTTTGTCGATGTCGCGCCGCTGCTGGTCAAGCAGGGCTATCGGGTGATCGTCCCGTACCTGCGCGGCTATGGCTCGACGAGTTTTCTGTCCAGCGAGACGACCCGGAATGGTCAGCAATCCGTCGTCGCCGTCGATATCATCGCCTTGATGGATGCGCTCAAGATCGAGTCGGCGACGATCGCTGGTTTTGATTGGGGAGCGCGAACAGCCAACATCATCGCGGCGCTCTGGCCGGAGCGATGCAAGGCGCTGGTCTCCGTGAGTGGTTATCTGATCGGCAACCAGGCAGCCGGCAAAGCGCCCCTGCCGCCGGAGGCGGAGCTGCAATGGTGGTATCAGTTTTATTTCGCGACGGAGCGCGGCCGGGCTGGTTACGAAAAGAATCGGCACGACTTCGCGAAACTCATCTGGCGGATCGCGTCGCCGAAATGGAGCTTCGAGGACGCCGTGTTCGATCGCACTGCCGCGTCGTTCGACAACCCGGATCATGTCGCCATCGTGATTCATAACTACCGCTGGCGCCTCAGCCTGGCGGACGGTGAGCCGAAATATGACGAGCTGGAAAAGCGTCTCGCGGCCGGTCCGATCATCACCGTTCCCACCATCACCCTGGAAGGCGACGCCAACGGCGCCCCCCACCCCGACAGCGCCGTATACCAAAAGAAGTTCTCGGGCAAGTACGCCCATCGGCTCATCAAAGGCGGGATCGGGCACAATCTTCCTCAGGAAGCCCCGCAGGCTTTTGCCCAAGCCGTCATCGATGTCGGCAGTTTGTGAGATCACACGCCTTGTTTTTGCCTGCGGACGCCCCACTGGCGCCGCAGGCTCAGACGCTTCCCTATGCGAAAATATCTTGTCAATCCGCTTGACACCAGAAGCCGGATCCCTTAGGATGGAGATATCACCAACCTCAAAGGGGAATAGACAACGCCATGAACGACAAACTGTACGCCCAGCGGAAGTTTCGTGGAAGCTCTATGCAATTCGCGGTCGGCCTCACCGTCTCCATGTTCATCGCCGCCGGATTCGCGACGCCGGCTCACGCTCTTGCCCCAGCGTTTACATTCACCGCGACCGTACCGGCCACGGTCGTGGCGGGCAGTACGTTCACCTTCCCCGCGTCGATCACCGATGTCGGCGGGCAGGCTACCGACTACAACTCATACTTTCAGATCTACGACCAGGGTTTCCATTTTCAGGGTCAGACGTTCTATACGAACCAAACCTTTGCTCCTGGGCAAACACTCAATTACAACGTGGCGATCACCGCCCCGTCCACTCCCGGAACCTACTATCTGGCCGCGCTCATGTTCAACCAGGACTATTCGAGCGGAATTGTCAGTCAAGAGTTCTTTACTCCCACCTTTAACGTGGTGGCCGCCGCCGTCCCCGAACCGTCGTCCGCCATTCCCATCGGACTGTTTCTCATCGGATCCTTGATCCTGAACGTACGACTGCGACGATTATGCGTCTGAAACAACAACGCAGCCGCCCGAAGCCGCAGCGGCCTGACATGATCCTTCCGAAGCAGGCACGCCAATTGCCCATGCGCCATCGCGCCATGAAAGCCATTTCGTCCATTTCTCTTACCAATCAGATATAATGCTATCAAGCATCTATATCCGAGGTAAGCAGCCATGGCGAAGTTAGAAATAGAAATTTCTCCCGAGCTTTCCACATATCTTGAAGAGCAGGCCGCCTCAAGCGGCCTGACCGTCGAAGCGTGGGTCGTTCAAGCCATCACCCCTACCCCCAAAAAGACACTTGCGGAGGCGCTCGCGCCATATATCGTTCCTGTGGAAAGTCGCGCGCCATTGCCGAAGCGCTCAGAGAACGACCACGGCGTACAGTTTGCGGAGGCGCTCGCCGCGAAGAAGGCGGAATTCAATAACCCCGATTTCCCGAACAAGACAAAATGGGATTGACCGCTCACTACTACGCGCAAAATTGCGGCTGACGCCGGCCGAGCGAGTCGAAAAACATCAGCGCGCTCTGTTAGTCTTCCTGGAAGTTCAGCGTGCTGGACGAGAAGGCCGATCCGTTGGAAACCATTCCGCGATGACACCAACCTATGCTGAACCAAACAATTGACACGCGCCTCGCGCATTCGCAAAGTATTTTGATCGCTGGCGGCGGGGGCGGATACGATGTCGTCTGCGGAGCGCCGATTGCCCTCGCGCTGGCGAGACAAGGCAAGGACGTACACATCGCCGGTTTTTCGTCGACGCCGATTAACGACATTGCGAACGCTACTCAGCACTCCCCATTCTTGGTGGAAGTGACCGCCCGCTCATCTCGACCGTCGTACTTCCCGGAGGGATGGCTGGCGAAGGCCCTGAGCGACCGAATGGCGCGAGACGTCTCGGTTTGGTGCATGGGGGCGTCAGGAGTCGGACCGCTCCTGGAGAGCTACACGCGGCTCGTCCGTGATTTATCCATTGACACGATTATCTTAGTGGACGGCGGCGTCGATTCATTGCTGCGGGGCGACGAAAACGCGCTTGGGTCTCCTCTGGAAGACGCGATATCACTCGCGGCGCTTTCGCTGCTCGAAGGGCCACAGCGAATACTTGCCGCCGTGGCGTTTGGAGCAGAGCGCCTCGATCAAATTTGTCATGCGCAGGTGCTGGCGCGTGTCGCCGCGCTGACGAACGCCGGAGCTTGGCTTGGCTGCGAATGCTTGGAAGGCGTGGCCGCAACAGACCTCAGCGAAATCGCGGAATATATATTGCAAAATCAGCGCGGAATGCGTCAAAGCATCGTCATCGCATCGCTCATATCCGCGATACGCGGCGACTTTGGCGACGTGGCGGTACTGCCGCATGCGACAACAACGCCGCCGTGGATATCACCGCTAACGTCGTTATTCTGGTATTTCGATCTTCCGGAAGTAGCGCGCCAGAATCTGTATTTGTCCAAGCTAATCAACACTACAACATATGATCAGGCAGCAGAATATCTTGGCGGATATCTCAAATCCCGAGTGAAGCGCGGTTGGGAAGCGATTCCCATTTAGTTTACGGACGACGAGCGCTGCAATTAAATCGGCTGGAATACGAAGAGTGTTTCAGAAATACACCGTCGCGGGCGCGGTCGTGCATGCGATACTCCATGAGTACGCGTGGATGATCTATTTTGCCGAGCCAGATTTGGATGGCGTAAGCAAAGATGTAGTCTTGGAATAATCGCAAAAAATTTGCGGTACAATACGATATTACTATCACCGTGTCACCAAAAATTGAGCGAGCGCTGACCGTCGAGGCGACACGGCTAGGAACGACGCCGGACTTATTGGCAGAGCAAATATTGACCACTTCTCTTGCAGCCGCATCCGACGGAGATCTATCGCTCCCATCTTCTGGTCAGACGCTGAGCAATCTTGTTGCTATGGCTCAGACGCTGGAACTGCGGGCAACGCCGTCCACAGACTCGGATATGCCATTTGGCGAAGCCAT from Capsulimonas corticalis harbors:
- a CDS encoding glycoside hydrolase family 97 protein translates to MSGVSAGRSSANIVQESDNHHPNRRLIILSKGAVYRTSTMKKLLLCLSLLLISSMAKAAEMRVMSPDGKITFIVSNEAGLRYRVQVDGKLVVTDSRLGLQFKNAELGADTLIVSMQKLQHKGTWENPFGKSRVVSDHWNQARFTLQEKGTNRQFGLIVRAYNDGVAFRYDLPLASGLGNFVLTKELTEFCFADDDRSWLGNESSCAECQYPATKLSKIPMTTPDQWRRGQPYWGVLPLVTQTPSCTVAVAESDLLDWAGMFLSGTGGTGVTASLASRTDGNGLVVSSVPRQSPWRVLMIGRKSADLLNSNFVATLATPNELGDVSWVKPGVSSWDPWWTGVNPHLPQYTGLDARGDTAADKEYIDFASEMGWSYQLVDWRWYQDDLTQPLPHINIPELVSYAGNKGIRLFLWMHSNDVTREGFDKVFSKAASWGFAGVKIDFMNSDSQETVQWYVAALKAAAKYQLMVDFHGAYKPTGLSRTYPNLITQEGVLGNEYNKLGYLCTPEHTVTLPFTRGLLGPMDFTPGGFLNRSPSDFKVTFPAEVMGTRARQLAMTVIYQSPLLVMCDSPANYSHQPGVEFLRALPTAWDETVILGGDIGQYVAVARRSGNRWYLTAMNGDTMSHITLPLNFLGKGKWRLDSFADSLEANAQATAINEITTPVNSKMLLPVTLLPAGGYAAILSKK
- a CDS encoding alpha/beta fold hydrolase; its protein translation is MTHTDEKRISRRRLLAMAGASAGASLLAQRPLFADQAEAAPAANKAAGDPQTSFGSLKQIDAGLLNVGYADEGPIDGPAVILLHGWPYDIHSFVDVAPLLVKQGYRVIVPYLRGYGSTSFLSSETTRNGQQSVVAVDIIALMDALKIESATIAGFDWGARTANIIAALWPERCKALVSVSGYLIGNQAAGKAPLPPEAELQWWYQFYFATERGRAGYEKNRHDFAKLIWRIASPKWSFEDAVFDRTAASFDNPDHVAIVIHNYRWRLSLADGEPKYDELEKRLAAGPIITVPTITLEGDANGAPHPDSAVYQKKFSGKYAHRLIKGGIGHNLPQEAPQAFAQAVIDVGSL
- a CDS encoding DUF1152 domain-containing protein — protein: MLNQTIDTRLAHSQSILIAGGGGGYDVVCGAPIALALARQGKDVHIAGFSSTPINDIANATQHSPFLVEVTARSSRPSYFPEGWLAKALSDRMARDVSVWCMGASGVGPLLESYTRLVRDLSIDTIILVDGGVDSLLRGDENALGSPLEDAISLAALSLLEGPQRILAAVAFGAERLDQICHAQVLARVAALTNAGAWLGCECLEGVAATDLSEIAEYILQNQRGMRQSIVIASLISAIRGDFGDVAVLPHATTTPPWISPLTSLFWYFDLPEVARQNLYLSKLINTTTYDQAAEYLGGYLKSRVKRGWEAIPI